Proteins encoded together in one Deinococcus hopiensis KR-140 window:
- a CDS encoding carboxypeptidase M32: MTTTQTDTAWSELRARFQELADLGGTLSLMGWDQSTYLPAGAAAGRSRQVALLSRLRHERATDPTYGHLLDRLEGSADLSPIQARMVAVARKKFEEATRFPTEFVAAWSGHGGESYSAWTAARPANDFRRMVPYLEKSLDFSLQAASYFPEFADPMDYFINESDEGMTAAQVSDVFAALRVALVPMVDAVTGAEAPRTDFLARTYPGSEQLKFGEAVIRDYGYDFTRGRQDLTHHPFMTRLGGHDIRITTRVKENDPSEALYSTLHEAGHAMYEQGVAEELLGTPLGGGASAGVHESQSRLWENLVGRSRAFWAAYFGKFRDTFPEQLADVTEGEMHRAVNMVARSLIRTDADELTYNLHVITRYELERELLAGRLAVRDLADAWHAAYEQNLGMRAPSDVNGALQDVHWYFGSIGGAFQGYTLGNVLSAQFYTAAEAANPGLSGDIERADFSRLHGWLRENVYAHGGRYTPNELVQRATGQAMTVEPYLKYLREKYAELYGVKFS, translated from the coding sequence GTGACTACAACGCAGACGGATACGGCCTGGAGCGAACTCAGAGCGCGCTTTCAGGAACTCGCGGACCTCGGCGGCACCCTCTCGCTGATGGGCTGGGACCAGAGCACCTACCTGCCCGCCGGAGCCGCCGCTGGGCGCTCGCGGCAGGTGGCGCTGCTCTCACGCCTGCGCCACGAGCGGGCCACCGATCCCACCTACGGCCACCTGCTGGACAGACTGGAAGGGAGCGCGGACCTCTCCCCCATCCAGGCCCGTATGGTGGCCGTGGCCCGCAAGAAGTTCGAGGAAGCCACGCGCTTTCCCACTGAATTTGTGGCGGCCTGGAGCGGACACGGCGGCGAGAGCTATTCGGCCTGGACCGCGGCGCGGCCCGCCAACGACTTCAGGCGCATGGTGCCCTACCTCGAAAAGTCGCTGGACTTCAGCCTGCAGGCGGCAAGCTACTTCCCCGAATTCGCGGACCCGATGGACTACTTCATCAACGAGTCCGACGAGGGCATGACGGCGGCGCAGGTCAGCGACGTCTTCGCCGCGCTGAGAGTGGCCCTGGTCCCGATGGTGGATGCGGTGACAGGGGCCGAAGCGCCCCGCACAGATTTCTTGGCCCGCACCTATCCCGGCTCCGAACAGCTGAAGTTCGGGGAGGCCGTGATCCGCGACTACGGTTACGACTTCACGCGCGGACGGCAGGACCTGACCCACCACCCCTTCATGACCCGGTTGGGCGGACACGATATCCGCATCACCACGCGGGTGAAGGAGAATGATCCTTCAGAAGCGCTGTACTCCACCCTCCACGAAGCCGGGCACGCGATGTACGAGCAGGGCGTGGCGGAAGAACTGCTGGGCACGCCGCTGGGCGGGGGCGCCAGCGCCGGGGTCCACGAGAGCCAGTCGCGCCTGTGGGAAAACCTGGTGGGCCGCAGCCGCGCGTTCTGGGCCGCCTACTTCGGGAAGTTCCGGGACACCTTCCCCGAGCAACTGGCGGACGTGACCGAAGGCGAGATGCACCGGGCCGTCAACATGGTGGCCCGCTCGCTGATCCGCACCGACGCCGACGAGCTGACCTACAACCTGCACGTGATCACCCGTTACGAACTGGAGCGCGAACTGCTGGCAGGCCGCCTCGCCGTGCGGGACCTGGCCGACGCCTGGCACGCCGCCTACGAGCAGAACCTGGGGATGCGCGCGCCCAGCGACGTGAACGGAGCCTTGCAGGACGTTCACTGGTACTTCGGGAGCATCGGCGGAGCCTTCCAGGGCTATACGCTGGGCAACGTGCTGAGCGCGCAGTTCTACACCGCCGCCGAGGCGGCCAACCCTGGCCTGAGTGGAGACATCGAGCGGGCCGACTTTTCCCGCCTGCATGGCTGGCTGCGCGAGAACGTGTATGCCCACGGGGGCCGCTACACGCCGAACGAACTGGTGCAGCGCGCAACGGGGCAGGCGATGACGGTAGAGCCCTACCTGAAGTATCTGCGCGAGAAGTATGCGGAGCTGTACGGCGTCAAATTCTCCTAG
- a CDS encoding RNA 2'-phosphotransferase: protein MNDKQLSHRLSYLLRHAPGEAGLTLEPGGWVPLAPLLAHLGVTHERVERVVATNNKQRFSLEGERIRANQGHSVPVELDLTPAVPPTVLYHGTHAGALDAIRAGGLKPMGRHHVHLSPDVMTARHVGARRGKPVVLTVRSGPMQEAGHVFFLSVNGVWLTDRVPPEFLLF, encoded by the coding sequence ATGAACGACAAGCAGCTGTCCCACCGCCTCTCGTACCTCCTGCGCCACGCACCGGGCGAGGCGGGCCTGACCCTGGAACCGGGCGGCTGGGTGCCCCTCGCGCCCCTGCTGGCCCACCTTGGGGTGACGCATGAACGGGTGGAGCGGGTCGTGGCAACGAACAACAAGCAGCGCTTTTCGCTGGAAGGCGAGCGCATCCGGGCCAACCAGGGCCACAGCGTGCCGGTGGAACTGGACCTCACGCCTGCGGTTCCCCCAACCGTCCTGTATCACGGCACCCATGCCGGCGCACTGGACGCCATTCGCGCAGGAGGCCTCAAACCCATGGGCCGTCACCACGTCCACCTCTCGCCGGACGTGATGACGGCCCGGCATGTGGGGGCGCGCCGCGGTAAGCCCGTGGTCCTGACTGTTCGCAGCGGCCCTATGCAAGAGGCCGGACACGTCTTTTTCCTCAGTGTGAACGGCGTGTGGCTGACAGACAGGGTGCCGCCCGAGTTTCTGCTGTTCTGA
- a CDS encoding SIR2 family NAD-dependent protein deacylase, with amino-acid sequence MNLQQARDALRSARRVAVLTGAGVSAESGIPTFRDAMSGHWSRFRPEDLASPEAYYRDPETVWQWYAGRYADVTRAQPNRAHTLLAQLEREKAEGFLLATQNVDGLHTRAGSGRLVELHGNLTTARCEACGAVAPLPSPGAFTPPPSCSACQGRMRPNIVWFGEFLPEDALAAATGAFQRADVALIIGTSGAVYPAAGLAFETLREGGTVIEVNPEETELTPYMTFSLRQVASGGLASLCP; translated from the coding sequence ATGAATCTTCAGCAGGCCCGCGACGCCCTCCGCTCGGCCCGACGGGTGGCCGTCCTGACCGGCGCGGGCGTAAGCGCCGAGAGCGGCATTCCCACCTTCCGCGACGCGATGTCGGGCCACTGGTCACGCTTTCGCCCGGAGGACCTCGCCAGCCCAGAAGCCTATTACCGTGACCCCGAAACTGTTTGGCAGTGGTATGCAGGACGCTACGCGGACGTGACGCGGGCGCAGCCCAATCGCGCCCACACCCTCCTGGCGCAGCTGGAGCGCGAGAAGGCGGAAGGCTTCCTCCTCGCCACTCAGAACGTGGACGGCCTGCACACCCGGGCGGGGAGCGGGCGACTGGTGGAACTGCACGGCAACCTCACCACCGCCCGCTGCGAGGCTTGCGGCGCGGTGGCCCCGCTTCCGTCCCCCGGAGCCTTCACCCCGCCGCCCTCGTGCTCCGCCTGTCAGGGCCGGATGCGCCCCAACATCGTCTGGTTCGGTGAATTCCTGCCCGAGGACGCTCTGGCCGCCGCCACTGGCGCCTTTCAGCGGGCGGACGTGGCCCTGATCATTGGCACGAGTGGCGCCGTTTATCCGGCCGCAGGCCTCGCCTTTGAGACCTTACGGGAGGGCGGCACAGTCATAGAGGTCAATCCGGAGGAAACCGAGCTGACCCCCTACATGACGTTCAGCCTGCGTCAGGTGGCCTCGGGAGGGCTCGCCTCCCTGTGCCCCTAA
- a CDS encoding TetR/AcrR family transcriptional regulator: MNPAEARPREGNQTRSAILQAATQLFATQGFAATGLQQVADAAGVARATPSYFFGSKEGLWKAVLEAQNQLAARIVPVAFAQAGAQPDRAALIGALVDATLGFHEQHPEFLRLIQWSELQGNGLIHEVPTHGQAVETAVHAVQHVLRGSAMQEEDVRHVVLSVLGACYAHLVYGRTLGLTLGLHTDVPAFLTERRAHLKRLLLATLGS, encoded by the coding sequence TTGAACCCAGCAGAGGCGCGTCCCCGAGAGGGCAACCAGACCCGCTCGGCCATCTTGCAGGCCGCCACCCAGCTGTTCGCCACGCAAGGTTTTGCGGCCACCGGGCTTCAGCAGGTGGCGGACGCGGCGGGCGTCGCCCGCGCTACCCCCAGCTACTTCTTCGGTTCAAAGGAGGGTCTCTGGAAGGCCGTACTGGAAGCGCAAAACCAGCTGGCGGCCAGGATTGTACCCGTCGCTTTTGCGCAGGCGGGCGCGCAGCCAGACCGGGCAGCCCTGATCGGTGCACTCGTGGACGCCACGCTCGGTTTTCACGAACAGCACCCGGAATTCCTGCGGTTGATCCAGTGGTCGGAGTTGCAGGGCAACGGGCTCATCCACGAGGTGCCCACCCATGGGCAAGCCGTCGAAACGGCCGTGCATGCCGTTCAGCACGTCCTCAGAGGCTCCGCCATGCAGGAGGAGGACGTGAGGCACGTTGTGCTGTCCGTGCTGGGGGCCTGTTACGCACACCTCGTCTACGGCCGAACCCTCGGTCTGACCCTGGGACTGCATACGGACGTCCCGGCCTTTCTCACTGAACGCCGCGCCCATCTCAAACGTCTGCTGCTCGCCACACTCGGGTCTTAA
- a CDS encoding carboxymuconolactone decarboxylase family protein → MPRISPPARLPRFAALLNFALSRRFGKPFPTVALLGHHPAYPVPYLFIAGIYGNARTELAAQTKALATQLVAQLNGCAFCIDLGKRVAQERQLDLEKLGRVLEFRTRPGFTPAERAALEYAWQATHVTARVDDATFAELRSFYSDREILELTVAVATENFFNRLTGPLAIESQGFCAVAPRP, encoded by the coding sequence ATGCCCCGGATTTCGCCCCCCGCTCGCCTGCCCCGCTTCGCTGCGCTGCTCAATTTCGCGCTGTCGCGCCGATTCGGAAAGCCCTTTCCCACCGTGGCGTTGCTGGGCCACCACCCGGCGTATCCCGTTCCCTACCTCTTCATCGCCGGAATATACGGAAATGCCCGCACGGAACTGGCGGCGCAGACGAAGGCCCTGGCCACCCAGCTGGTTGCCCAGCTCAACGGATGTGCCTTTTGCATTGATCTGGGAAAGCGCGTCGCGCAGGAACGGCAGCTGGACCTGGAGAAACTGGGGCGGGTGCTGGAGTTTCGCACCCGCCCCGGGTTCACTCCGGCTGAGCGGGCGGCCCTGGAGTACGCCTGGCAGGCGACCCACGTGACAGCACGGGTCGATGACGCGACCTTCGCTGAGTTGAGAAGCTTCTACAGTGACCGGGAGATTCTGGAACTTACGGTGGCGGTCGCCACCGAAAACTTCTTCAACCGCCTCACCGGGCCGCTGGCGATCGAAAGCCAGGGCTTCTGCGCCGTTGCCCCACGCCCATGA
- a CDS encoding DUF512 domain-containing protein: MTAAEQLSQEQVFPAPIKTVEAGSPAERAGVRPGDLLLRVNGEVVTDVLAYRHHLSQGRATLEISRPVERPSVLSGVLGTAQDHHRLAYDPGAPTFTFGVEWEDPGLDFEEVLFDGIKKCANKCDFCYVHQMPRGFRKSLYIMDDDYRLSFLYGSFVTLTNLTEGDINRILDENLSPLYVSVHTANQDLRQDLMKWWKLKVKDPQAVQIRGMIERLESIDLYTQIVLVPGRNDREHLDDTVEYLSSRPNVISAAVVPIGLTGHRTNLPDVRTFSREEAQDTLKRLNVWRRQFLAERGTRFVFPSDELYLLAGEPLPAEEEYEGFPMLENGVGMIRDFLNEGLPDNLPAALPLPRKVILGTGLLFAESLNRAVEPLREIEGLDIEVRAVENKTFGRVTTVAGLLTGRCFRHAVKPGEADLLIVPPTTLRYGTELMLDDTSLSELRQEFRMDVRAGGSTLGELARVIFEGVQSSGHQWGMSAHAVKEGRGQA; encoded by the coding sequence GTGACAGCAGCCGAACAACTTTCGCAGGAACAGGTGTTTCCCGCGCCGATCAAAACGGTGGAGGCGGGCAGCCCTGCCGAGCGCGCGGGCGTGCGGCCCGGTGACCTCCTCTTGCGCGTGAATGGCGAGGTCGTGACCGATGTCCTGGCTTACCGCCACCACCTCTCGCAGGGCCGGGCCACCCTGGAAATCAGCCGCCCGGTGGAGCGCCCGTCGGTCCTCAGCGGCGTGCTCGGCACCGCGCAGGACCACCACCGCCTCGCCTATGACCCGGGTGCTCCCACCTTTACCTTCGGCGTGGAGTGGGAAGACCCCGGCCTGGACTTCGAGGAAGTGCTGTTCGACGGCATCAAGAAGTGCGCCAACAAGTGCGATTTCTGCTACGTCCACCAGATGCCGCGCGGCTTTCGCAAGAGCCTGTACATCATGGACGACGACTACCGCCTGTCTTTCCTGTACGGCTCTTTCGTCACGCTGACGAACCTCACCGAGGGCGACATCAACCGGATTCTGGATGAGAATCTCTCGCCGCTGTACGTCTCGGTCCACACCGCCAACCAGGACCTGCGCCAGGACCTGATGAAGTGGTGGAAGCTCAAGGTCAAAGACCCCCAGGCAGTGCAGATTCGCGGCATGATCGAGCGGCTGGAGAGCATCGACCTCTACACCCAGATCGTGCTCGTGCCGGGGCGCAACGACCGCGAGCATCTGGACGACACGGTGGAGTACCTGAGCAGCCGTCCCAACGTCATCAGCGCGGCGGTGGTGCCCATTGGCCTGACCGGGCACCGCACCAATCTGCCCGACGTGCGGACCTTCTCGCGTGAGGAAGCGCAGGACACGCTGAAGCGCCTGAATGTGTGGCGGCGGCAGTTCCTGGCTGAACGCGGAACCCGCTTCGTCTTTCCCAGCGACGAGCTGTACCTGCTGGCGGGCGAGCCCCTTCCCGCCGAGGAGGAATACGAGGGCTTCCCCATGCTGGAAAACGGCGTGGGCATGATCCGCGACTTCCTGAACGAAGGGCTGCCCGACAATCTTCCCGCTGCGCTGCCCCTGCCGCGCAAGGTCATCCTGGGGACGGGCCTGCTGTTCGCCGAATCGCTGAACCGCGCCGTGGAGCCACTGCGGGAGATTGAGGGCCTGGACATCGAGGTGCGCGCCGTCGAGAACAAGACCTTTGGGCGCGTGACGACAGTGGCGGGACTGCTGACGGGACGCTGCTTTCGCCATGCGGTCAAGCCAGGCGAGGCAGACCTCCTGATCGTCCCGCCCACCACCCTGCGCTACGGCACGGAGCTGATGTTGGACGACACCAGCCTGTCCGAACTGCGGCAGGAGTTCCGTATGGACGTGCGGGCGGGCGGTTCCACCCTGGGCGAACTGGCCCGCGTGATCTTTGAGGGCGTGCAGAGCAGCGGCCACCAGTGGGGCATGAGCGCTCACGCCGTGAAGGAAGGGCGGGGGCAGGCGTAA
- the mscL gene encoding large conductance mechanosensitive channel protein MscL codes for MLSGFRKFLMRGNLVDLAVGVIVGAAFNNVVTAFTQGVVMPILGIFGGVPNFDRLTFSVRGSVFHYGTFLTALVSFLLTATIIYFFVITPVNRVAERFAREEKPAPSEPSPTEKLLAEIRDELRRR; via the coding sequence ATGCTGAGCGGTTTTCGGAAGTTCCTGATGCGCGGAAACCTCGTGGACCTCGCGGTGGGCGTGATCGTCGGGGCGGCCTTCAACAACGTGGTCACCGCCTTTACACAAGGTGTGGTCATGCCCATTCTCGGCATCTTTGGGGGCGTTCCCAATTTTGATCGCCTCACCTTCAGCGTTCGGGGCAGCGTGTTTCACTACGGCACCTTTCTCACGGCGCTGGTCAGTTTCCTGCTTACCGCCACCATCATCTATTTTTTCGTCATCACCCCTGTGAACCGCGTGGCCGAACGCTTTGCGCGCGAGGAAAAACCAGCACCTTCCGAGCCCAGCCCCACCGAGAAACTGCTGGCCGAGATCCGAGATGAGCTGAGGCGGCGCTAA
- a CDS encoding DinB family protein codes for MPMSQSEVHARNFLMHRGALMDLYAQLPDDQGTFSAWEGGMTFVGQADHLSGSSERFMGMISGETPAGPPTPVAPSADLQAARERLATTTERAAAVMRSLSNEDLHRRVTAFGGREMPIAALLDALIGHEAHHKGQLWVMARMVGVKPPMFVKMG; via the coding sequence ATGCCCATGTCCCAGTCCGAAGTCCACGCCCGCAACTTCCTGATGCACCGCGGCGCGCTGATGGACCTGTACGCCCAGTTGCCCGACGATCAGGGCACCTTCAGCGCTTGGGAGGGTGGCATGACCTTCGTCGGCCAGGCGGACCACCTCTCGGGCAGCAGCGAGCGCTTCATGGGCATGATCTCCGGTGAGACTCCCGCTGGACCGCCCACGCCCGTCGCTCCCAGCGCAGACCTTCAAGCGGCCCGTGAGCGCCTCGCCACCACTACCGAACGTGCCGCCGCCGTGATGCGTTCGCTGAGTAACGAGGATTTGCACCGCCGCGTTACCGCTTTCGGTGGCCGTGAAATGCCCATTGCCGCCCTCCTCGACGCCCTGATCGGACACGAGGCCCATCACAAGGGCCAGCTTTGGGTAATGGCGCGGATGGTGGGCGTGAAGCCACCGATGTTCGTGAAGATGGGGTAG
- a CDS encoding vWA domain-containing protein, producing MARITRYSKFEGELDQLDSSELMQMIQEALLGQGMNDPYDPDPNARPSMDDLFDAILEALAERGMIPEEQLLEAMQADDVRDTPLGQQIQRLMDKLQQDGFIRKEFDDEDGQGGQGQSGEAKFQLTDKSIDFLGYKSLRDLMGGLGRSSAGAHDTREYASGVEMTGELKNYEFGDTMNLDTTATLGNVLGKGFDNLEESDLVIRQAEYNSSAATVVLLDCSHSMILYGEDRFTPAKQVALALAHLIRTQYPGDTVKFVLFHDSAEEVPVGKLAQAQIGPYHTNTAGGLRLAQQLLKRENKDMKQIVMITDGKPSALTLPDGRIYKNAYGLDPYVLGATLREVANCRRSGIQVNTFMLARDPELVGFVRRVSEMTKGKAYFTTPQNIGQYVLMDFVTNKTKLVN from the coding sequence ATGGCACGCATCACGCGGTACAGCAAGTTCGAGGGCGAACTCGATCAGCTCGATTCTTCGGAGCTGATGCAGATGATTCAGGAGGCCCTGCTGGGACAGGGGATGAACGACCCATACGATCCCGACCCCAACGCACGCCCCAGCATGGACGACCTCTTCGACGCCATTTTGGAAGCGCTGGCCGAACGCGGCATGATTCCAGAAGAGCAGCTGCTGGAGGCCATGCAGGCCGACGACGTGCGCGACACGCCGCTGGGCCAGCAGATTCAGCGCCTGATGGACAAGTTGCAGCAAGACGGCTTTATCCGCAAGGAATTTGACGATGAGGACGGGCAGGGCGGCCAGGGCCAGAGCGGTGAGGCCAAATTCCAACTCACCGACAAGAGCATCGACTTTCTGGGCTACAAGAGCCTGCGCGACCTGATGGGCGGGCTGGGCCGTTCCAGCGCTGGCGCGCACGACACGCGCGAGTATGCCAGCGGCGTGGAGATGACGGGCGAACTGAAGAACTACGAGTTCGGCGACACCATGAACCTCGACACCACCGCCACCCTGGGCAACGTGCTGGGCAAGGGCTTCGACAACCTGGAAGAGTCGGACCTGGTGATCCGGCAGGCCGAGTACAACTCCTCGGCGGCCACGGTGGTGCTGCTGGACTGCTCGCACTCCATGATCCTGTACGGCGAGGACCGCTTTACCCCTGCCAAGCAGGTGGCGCTCGCGCTGGCGCACCTGATCCGCACCCAGTACCCCGGCGATACGGTCAAGTTCGTGCTGTTTCACGATTCGGCGGAAGAGGTGCCGGTGGGCAAACTCGCTCAGGCACAGATTGGGCCGTACCACACGAATACGGCGGGCGGACTGCGGCTGGCGCAGCAGCTCCTGAAACGCGAGAACAAGGATATGAAGCAGATCGTGATGATTACCGACGGCAAGCCCTCGGCCCTCACCTTGCCCGACGGACGCATCTACAAGAACGCCTATGGCCTGGATCCCTACGTGCTGGGCGCGACACTGCGCGAGGTGGCGAACTGCCGGAGAAGCGGCATCCAGGTCAACACCTTCATGCTCGCGCGTGACCCCGAACTCGTGGGCTTCGTGCGGCGCGTGTCGGAGATGACGAAGGGCAAGGCGTACTTCACCACGCCGCAGAACATCGGGCAATACGTGCTGATGGACTTTGTGACGAACAAGACGAAGCTGGTGAACTAG
- a CDS encoding DMT family transporter — MSPHARGVLLLLLVTALWGSTFAVVKELGALLPPSVLIAWRFLVATLALLPLLAFQRSVTAPISPRPLWRDGLILGGWLMAGYGTQTIALQTTGANRAAFFTALSVVLVPVWLALAQRRPLPLALWLALPLAVAGLALLSWEGGRLVVGDAWALACAITYAGFIVALERAAASHPALRFTFAQLLAVTALAWLWAAVVAPGKLWPPAQAWGPLLYLGVAATAVTTLMQTVGQRSVSAAEASLIYALEPVTASLFSFALIGERVGVRGALGGVLVVAATVLSQRAGSPPHPELPVPQSEG; from the coding sequence GTGTCTCCCCATGCCCGCGGCGTCTTGCTGCTCCTCCTGGTGACGGCCCTGTGGGGCAGCACCTTTGCGGTGGTCAAGGAACTGGGTGCGCTTTTGCCGCCCAGCGTGCTGATCGCCTGGCGCTTTCTCGTGGCCACGCTGGCCCTGCTGCCGCTGCTGGCCTTTCAGCGTTCGGTGACTGCTCCCATCTCGCCCCGCCCACTGTGGCGCGACGGCCTGATCCTGGGCGGATGGTTGATGGCAGGCTACGGTACCCAGACCATTGCCCTGCAAACCACCGGGGCCAACCGCGCCGCGTTCTTCACGGCCCTCAGCGTCGTCCTCGTGCCCGTGTGGTTGGCGCTGGCCCAGCGCCGCCCCCTGCCCCTCGCGTTGTGGTTGGCGTTGCCGCTCGCAGTCGCGGGACTGGCGCTGCTTTCCTGGGAGGGGGGCCGGTTGGTGGTAGGGGACGCCTGGGCCCTCGCCTGCGCCATCACCTACGCCGGTTTTATCGTGGCGCTCGAGCGTGCGGCGGCCTCACACCCTGCCCTGCGCTTCACGTTTGCGCAGTTGCTGGCCGTGACGGCGCTGGCCTGGCTCTGGGCGGCTGTGGTTGCGCCTGGGAAGCTGTGGCCTCCGGCCCAGGCATGGGGACCGCTGCTGTACCTGGGTGTGGCCGCCACTGCCGTCACGACCCTGATGCAAACAGTAGGCCAGCGCTCGGTGAGCGCCGCCGAGGCCAGTCTGATTTACGCGCTGGAACCCGTCACGGCCAGCCTGTTCAGTTTTGCGCTGATCGGTGAGCGGGTGGGGGTGCGCGGTGCGCTGGGCGGCGTGCTCGTCGTGGCTGCCACAGTGCTCAGTCAGCGCGCGGGCTCGCCGCCCCACCCCGAACTGCCGGTGCCGCAGTCTGAGGGCTGA
- a CDS encoding response regulator transcription factor, translating to MIRVLLVDDHALFRQGLRSLLESEGMRVIGEAANGREAIRYAADTHPDVILMDIQMPELDGVKATQSILEIDPNARVIMITMYRQDRYVFEAVKAGARGYVLKDADATTLIDAIRRVASGEALLDADMAQNVLDDFRDKREELPSEKHADLNERETMILKLLAQGFSNQDIALRLDISEKTVRNRLSEIFTKLQLNNRTQAALYAIREGIANLE from the coding sequence ATGATTCGCGTCCTGCTCGTTGACGACCACGCCCTGTTCCGCCAGGGCCTGCGGAGCCTGTTGGAATCCGAGGGCATGCGCGTGATCGGGGAAGCCGCCAACGGTCGGGAAGCAATCCGCTACGCCGCCGACACCCACCCCGACGTGATCCTAATGGACATCCAGATGCCCGAACTCGACGGCGTGAAGGCCACCCAGAGCATTTTGGAGATCGATCCTAACGCCCGCGTCATCATGATCACGATGTACCGGCAGGACCGTTATGTCTTCGAGGCTGTCAAGGCTGGCGCGCGCGGCTACGTGCTCAAGGACGCCGACGCGACCACCCTGATTGATGCGATCCGCCGGGTGGCGTCGGGCGAAGCCCTTCTCGACGCCGACATGGCGCAAAACGTTCTCGACGATTTCCGCGACAAACGCGAGGAACTGCCCAGCGAGAAGCACGCCGATCTCAACGAGCGCGAGACGATGATTCTCAAATTGCTCGCCCAGGGCTTTTCGAATCAGGACATCGCCCTGCGCCTCGACATCAGCGAGAAGACCGTACGCAACCGCCTCTCGGAGATCTTTACCAAACTGCAGCTGAACAACCGCACCCAGGCTGCCCTTTACGCCATCCGTGAGGGCATTGCCAACCTGGAATAG
- a CDS encoding serine hydrolase — protein MARVTFDLSAELRSRGYAGTVGVLIQDLAGRELYTLNPERVFPAASTIKVPLLILALQEAQAGRLDLQARVLLRAEDRVPGAGVLHELSPGLALTWGDVLTLMIVVSDNTATNLLIGQLGVDRVNAWLGDRGLAQTRLVGRLQLPPERQNEAQRQGERNRTSARDQVALLGALMRGELLDGAHTEQAQSILSRQQLRDLLGRNVPRDEDGESLYRVASKSGELRGVHHDVGVLFTPHPLVVAVLSEGGLDPREHPDNRDVGVIAGALWPLLSALGGVCEGRSGDI, from the coding sequence ATGGCCCGAGTAACGTTTGACCTGAGCGCGGAACTGCGCTCGCGTGGCTATGCGGGCACCGTGGGGGTCCTGATTCAGGACCTGGCTGGGCGAGAGCTGTACACCCTGAACCCGGAGCGCGTCTTTCCCGCCGCAAGCACGATCAAGGTGCCGCTGCTTATCCTGGCCCTGCAAGAGGCGCAGGCGGGTCGGCTGGATCTCCAGGCGCGGGTTTTGCTGCGGGCAGAGGACCGGGTGCCGGGCGCGGGCGTGTTGCACGAGCTGTCCCCCGGCCTCGCGCTGACCTGGGGGGACGTGTTGACCCTGATGATCGTCGTGAGCGACAACACGGCGACCAACCTCCTGATCGGCCAGCTCGGCGTGGACCGGGTAAACGCTTGGCTGGGGGACAGGGGCTTGGCGCAGACCCGGCTGGTGGGGCGGCTGCAACTGCCACCCGAGCGCCAGAACGAGGCCCAGCGTCAGGGCGAGCGCAACCGCACCTCCGCGCGCGACCAGGTGGCGCTGCTGGGCGCCCTGATGCGCGGCGAATTGCTGGATGGGGCGCACACCGAGCAGGCCCAGTCCATCCTCTCGCGTCAGCAGCTGCGCGACCTTCTGGGGCGCAACGTGCCCCGGGACGAGGACGGCGAATCCCTTTACCGTGTTGCCAGCAAGAGTGGTGAGTTGCGGGGCGTGCATCACGATGTGGGCGTGCTGTTCACGCCCCACCCGCTGGTGGTGGCCGTCCTTTCCGAAGGTGGCCTCGACCCCCGGGAGCACCCGGACAACCGGGACGTTGGTGTGATCGCAGGGGCGCTGTGGCCGCTGCTCTCGGCGCTGGGCGGCGTCTGTGAGGGCCGGAGCGGGGACATTTAA